In Carya illinoinensis cultivar Pawnee chromosome 10, C.illinoinensisPawnee_v1, whole genome shotgun sequence, one DNA window encodes the following:
- the LOC122278457 gene encoding uncharacterized protein LOC122278457, with amino-acid sequence MSYARWTDVPEAMKEELIDRVRSDFVLDWERENHRLMVTKALRKRFNSFHHDLHKIYQSFESHEEALASGTSLVDPLVWVKLCGRWGSDAFKKISSQNRENRKKQAINHTSGRKSFVRILEQKRAENGNLVDFYKETRWSKKKNKFVTDATEETYKEMTGRLDGLEPEQRNDEAAATVFREVLGHRPGYARGLGEMVIPESSRQRDQLKMQCYLSEIERHKKDSEQHKKDAEAYKSQLDEMRSEMRALRAHQMQTDRLLQEFFKDHPSFTESYRQTQCNDSPDP; translated from the exons atgagttatgcGCGCTGGACCGATGTTCCAGAAGCCATGAAAGAGGAGCTCATTGATCGTGTTCGG TCTGACTTCGTGCTCGACTGGGAACGGGAAAACCACCGATTGATGGTGACAAAGGCACTTCGTAAGCGCTTCAACTCCTTCCATCACGATTTGCACAAGATTTACCAATCATTTGAAAGCCATGAAGAGGCGTTAGCTAGTGGGACAAGCTTGGTGGACCCTCTTGTATGGGTCAAGTTGTGTGGAAGGTGGGGCAGTGATGCATTTAAG aaaatttcatctcaaaaccgGGAGAACAGGAAGAAGCAGGCAATTAATCACACATCAGGACGTAAATCATTCGTCCGaatccttgagcaaaag CGCGctgagaatggaaatttggTTGACTTCTATAAAGAGACGCGCTggtcgaagaagaagaacaagtttGTGACAGATGCTACAGAAGAAACATAC AAGGAGATGACAGGTAGGTTGGATGGCCTAGAACCAGAGCAACGTAATGATGAGGCAGCAGCGACTGTCTTcagggaggtccttggccatcgaCCTGGATATGCGCGAGGACTCGGGGAGATGGTCATTCCCGAGTCAAGTAGACAACGTGACCAACTTAAGATGCAATGCTACCTGTCTGAGATTGAAAGACACAAGAAAGACTCTgaacaacataagaaagatgcTGAAGCGTATAAGAGTCAGCTGGATGAAATGAGATCAGAGATGCGGGCTCTTAGGGCGCATCAGATGCAGACTGATAGATTGCTTCAGGAGTTCTTTAAGGATCATCCTTCATTCACTGAGTCGTATCGACAGACTCAGTGTAACGATTCCCCCGACCCATAA
- the LOC122278458 gene encoding DNA damage-repair/toleration protein DRT100-like — protein MEEEFVETYCSIVIENAKYIVGWVSVMLSSWKRWVEKATTDSGGVSMSLTDLLEVKLSSNSLTGVLSLEIGDMKVLKILNLSSNQLLGDIPITIGGLIDLTDLSLAVNQLEGSIPESFSALLSLDILDLSYNNLSGRIPKCLEALLYLKYLNVSFNNLRGKIPTGGPFVHFWPTSFISNDAFCGEPRLQVPPCEEDSPHKKKG, from the exons ATGGAGGAGGAATTTGTCGAGACATATTGTTCAATTGTTATAGAGAATGCAAAGTATATTGTTGGATGGGTTTCTGTTATGCTGAGTAGTTGGAAAAGGTGGGTGGAGAAGGCGACAACGGATAGTGGAGGTGTTTCAATG AGCCTTACAGATCTCTTGGAGGTCAAACTGTCATCCAATTCATTAACTGGCGTTCTTTCATTAGAGATTGGAGATATGAAAGTCCTGAAGATATTGAATCTATCAAGCAATCAACTATTAGGAGATATCCCGATAACAATTGGTGGCCTCATAGATCTAACTGATCTCTCTTTAGCAGTCAATCAGCTAGAAGGTTCAATTCCAGAGTCTTTTAGTGCACTCTTAAGCTTGGATATATTAGATCTTTCCTACAACAATTTATCTGGAAGAATTCCCAAGTGCTTAGAAGCACTTTTGTACCTGAAGTATCTAAATGTCTCTTTCAATAATCTACGAGGGAAAATTCCAACAGGAGGACCATTTGTACACTTCTGGCCTACTTCATTTATCTCAAATGATGCATTTTGTGGTGAACCCCGATTACAAGTTCCGCCATGCGAAGAAGATTCTCCTCacaaaaaaaaaggctaa
- the LOC122278860 gene encoding probable LRR receptor-like serine/threonine-protein kinase At3g47570, producing the protein MNIAIKVINLQVEGAFKCFDAECEVLQNARHRNLAKIISICSNVNFKALILEYMPNENLEKWLYSHDRCLNFLQRLNIMIDVASALEYLHYGYSKVIIHCDLKPSNVLLDVDMVAHVADFGMAKLLGDENSTMLTMTLTSLGYMAPEYGL; encoded by the exons ATGAATATTGCAATAAAAGTTATAAACTTGCAAGTAGAAGGGGCATTTAAGTGTTTTGATGCAGAGTGCGAGGTATTACAGAATGCTCGTCATCGCAATTTAGCCAAAATCATTAGCATTTGTAGCAACGTCAACTTCAAAGCACTTATATTGGAATACATGCCAAATGAGAACTTAGAGAAGTGGTTATACTCTCATGATCGTTGTTTGAATTTCTTACAAAGGTTGAATATAATGATTGATGTTGCATCAGCGTTGGAATACCTTCATTACGGTTATTCAAAAGTTATCATTCATTGTGATTTGAAGCCAAGCAACGTTTTGTTAGATGTGGATATGGTTGCACATGTTGCTGATTTTGGCATGGCCAAACTCTTAGGTGATGAGAATTCTACGATGCTTACCATGACTCTTACAAGTTTGGGGTATATGGCACcag AGTATGGATTATGA